A genomic segment from Brevundimonas sp. SORGH_AS_0993 encodes:
- the miaA gene encoding tRNA (adenosine(37)-N6)-dimethylallyltransferase MiaA → MPRPPLITLIAGPTASGKSALALRMARETGAVILNADSQQLYADLRVLTARPSEAEEALADHRLYGVADAVDAWSVGRWSREILTILDDLRQKGRSAILVGGTGLYFTALTKGLADIPAVSLQVRERVEADYRALGEAAFRARLALDDPRAAASIAQGDRQRLVRAMSVLAASGRPLSAWRDETQPLLKPDSWTGLVIEPVRAALYANCDRRVDLMIQGGAVEEVRALLARGLSPDLPAMKAVGVREIAAWLNGETTQAEALAALKQATRNYAKRQLTWFRNQTADWPRRG, encoded by the coding sequence TTGCCCCGACCGCCTCTCATCACCCTGATCGCCGGCCCCACCGCCTCGGGAAAGTCGGCGCTGGCCCTGCGGATGGCGCGAGAAACCGGCGCGGTGATCCTGAACGCCGACAGCCAGCAACTGTATGCCGATCTTCGGGTCCTGACGGCCCGCCCTTCCGAAGCCGAAGAAGCCCTGGCCGACCATCGCCTTTACGGCGTCGCCGATGCTGTCGACGCTTGGTCGGTCGGTCGCTGGAGCCGCGAAATTCTGACGATCCTGGACGATCTTCGCCAGAAAGGCCGATCGGCCATTCTGGTAGGCGGAACGGGCCTCTATTTCACAGCCTTGACCAAGGGACTGGCCGATATTCCTGCCGTCTCGCTCCAAGTCCGCGAGCGGGTCGAGGCGGACTATCGGGCTCTGGGCGAAGCGGCCTTTCGCGCTCGCCTGGCCTTGGACGACCCCAGGGCGGCCGCCTCCATCGCGCAAGGCGACCGCCAACGTCTGGTGCGGGCCATGAGCGTTCTGGCCGCCAGCGGTCGCCCTCTGTCCGCCTGGCGCGACGAGACCCAGCCCCTGCTCAAGCCCGACAGTTGGACCGGCCTAGTCATAGAGCCCGTGCGGGCGGCGCTCTACGCCAACTGCGACCGTCGCGTCGATCTGATGATCCAAGGCGGCGCCGTGGAGGAGGTCCGCGCCTTGTTGGCGCGCGGCCTCTCGCCCGACCTGCCGGCGATGAAGGCGGTGGGCGTGCGCGAAATCGCCGCCTGGCTGAATGGCGAAACGACCCAAGCCGAGGCGCTCGCGGCGCTGAAACAGGCCACCCGCAACTACGCCAAACGCCAACTGACCTGGTTCCGCAATCAGACGGCCGATTGGCCGCGACGGGGATGA
- a CDS encoding DUF924 family protein, producing the protein MTEFASASDVVAFWIEAGPEKWFAKDDAFDAVFRDRGHTLHWAAARRECDDWMASAEGALALSILLDQYPRNSFRGTAHQFATDPLALMFANRAVAEDHHLAVAPELKNFLLLPFEHSERIEDQDRYMALVAGDEELEKWGRIHRDIIVRFGRFPHRNAALGRATTPDEQDFLDQGGFGG; encoded by the coding sequence ATGACCGAGTTCGCCAGCGCTTCCGATGTCGTCGCCTTCTGGATCGAGGCCGGGCCTGAAAAGTGGTTCGCCAAGGATGACGCCTTCGACGCGGTCTTCCGCGACCGCGGCCACACCCTGCATTGGGCGGCGGCCCGCCGGGAATGCGACGACTGGATGGCCAGCGCCGAAGGCGCCCTGGCCCTGTCGATTCTGCTGGATCAATATCCGCGCAACAGCTTCCGCGGCACGGCGCACCAGTTCGCCACCGATCCGCTGGCTCTGATGTTCGCCAATCGCGCGGTGGCGGAGGACCATCACCTGGCGGTCGCCCCCGAACTGAAGAATTTTCTCCTGCTGCCGTTCGAGCATTCGGAACGGATCGAGGATCAGGACCGCTACATGGCCCTGGTCGCCGGCGACGAAGAACTGGAGAAGTGGGGTCGAATCCACCGCGACATCATCGTGCGCTTCGGCCGGTTCCCGCACCGCAATGCAGCCTTGGGTCGGGCGACGACGCCCGATGAACAGGACTTCCTCGACCAGGGCGGGTTCGGCGGCTGA
- a CDS encoding YbjQ family protein, which produces MYVTTTNDLPGFRVTRHIGLVRGVTVRSRNAISDAIGGVQSMLGGRVGAYVKLAEAGRQEAYDELVKHAQDHGANAILAVRYDATEIMPGVTEVLCYGTAVIVEPA; this is translated from the coding sequence ATGTATGTCACCACGACCAACGACCTGCCGGGCTTTCGCGTCACCCGCCACATCGGCCTAGTGCGCGGCGTGACGGTGCGCTCTCGCAACGCCATCTCCGACGCCATCGGCGGGGTCCAGTCCATGCTGGGCGGCCGCGTCGGCGCCTATGTGAAACTGGCCGAGGCCGGACGTCAGGAAGCCTATGACGAACTGGTCAAACACGCCCAGGACCACGGGGCCAACGCCATTCTGGCCGTCCGCTATGACGCCACCGAAATCATGCCCGGCGTGACAGAGGTGCTGTGCTACGGCACGGCCGTGATCGTCGAGCCGGCCTAA
- a CDS encoding DUF4169 family protein gives MTTIINLARARKARAKAEAQAQAAQNRAAHGRTKAEKDAAAKAKARVEALLDGARRED, from the coding sequence ATGACCACGATCATCAATCTGGCCCGCGCTCGCAAGGCGCGGGCCAAGGCCGAAGCCCAGGCGCAAGCGGCGCAGAATCGAGCCGCCCATGGTCGCACCAAGGCCGAAAAGGACGCGGCGGCAAAGGCCAAGGCGCGCGTTGAGGCGCTGTTGGACGGCGCTAGGCGCGAGGATTGA
- a CDS encoding SspB family protein, whose translation MTDQAPPVDEMQYERLAHEALRGVMRAALERVLAEGLPGAHHFYITFVTRAAGVVVPPDILAKYPQEMTVVLQHQYEDLRVEEARFSVKLRFGGLPKNLVIPYAAITRFYDPSVQFMLQFEEPPVVEPVEEPPVPPADTPAPDGPKVVSLDQFRKK comes from the coding sequence ATGACCGATCAGGCCCCTCCGGTCGATGAGATGCAGTACGAGCGACTGGCCCACGAGGCCCTGCGCGGCGTCATGCGCGCGGCGCTGGAGCGTGTGCTGGCCGAGGGCCTCCCGGGCGCCCACCATTTCTACATCACCTTCGTCACTCGCGCCGCGGGCGTGGTGGTTCCGCCCGACATCCTGGCGAAATATCCGCAGGAAATGACGGTGGTGTTACAGCATCAGTATGAAGACTTGCGGGTCGAGGAGGCGCGATTCTCGGTCAAGCTGCGGTTCGGCGGCCTGCCCAAGAATCTGGTCATTCCCTATGCGGCGATCACCCGCTTCTACGACCCCAGCGTCCAGTTCATGCTGCAGTTCGAGGAACCGCCGGTCGTCGAGCCCGTCGAGGAGCCGCCCGTTCCTCCCGCCGATACGCCTGCGCCCGACGGCCCGAAGGTCGTTTCCCTGGACCAGTTTCGCAAGAAATAG
- a CDS encoding YccF domain-containing protein yields the protein MIRLILNVLWLVFGGFASGVAWLFGGLLLALTVVGLPWALAAWRIAAYWFWPFGREIVWRAPDPADLGQGCLGVGMNVIWLVVAGWWIALAHLMIAVAEFVSIIGIPFALKDLELAKLALAPIGRTIRDKP from the coding sequence ATGATCAGACTGATTCTGAATGTCCTCTGGCTTGTGTTCGGGGGCTTTGCCTCCGGCGTAGCTTGGCTGTTCGGCGGTCTCTTGCTGGCGCTGACTGTTGTCGGACTGCCTTGGGCCTTAGCGGCGTGGCGGATCGCCGCCTATTGGTTCTGGCCCTTTGGGCGCGAGATCGTCTGGCGCGCTCCCGATCCTGCCGATCTCGGTCAGGGCTGTCTCGGCGTCGGCATGAACGTGATCTGGCTGGTCGTGGCCGGCTGGTGGATCGCCCTGGCCCATCTGATGATCGCCGTGGCCGAGTTCGTCTCGATCATCGGCATTCCGTTCGCTCTGAAGGATCTGGAACTGGCCAAGCTGGCCCTGGCTCCGATCGGCCGAACGATCCGCGATAAACCCTAG
- a CDS encoding dihydrofolate reductase: protein MTVPVIALVVARGRNGVIGRDGDLPWRLRSDLQRFKAITIGKPCLMGRKTWESLPLRPLPGRLNLVLTRDQSYEAEGQSKGALVCATLDEAIEIARETAQDDGADEICVIGGTAVFEAALSRARRLYITEVDAAPEGDARFPDFDPADWTEVSCEPHEAGEKDDHAFTFRVLERR, encoded by the coding sequence ATGACCGTGCCTGTGATCGCCCTGGTCGTGGCGCGCGGGCGAAACGGCGTGATCGGCCGTGACGGCGACCTGCCTTGGCGGCTGCGTTCGGACCTTCAGCGGTTCAAGGCCATCACCATCGGCAAGCCGTGCCTGATGGGGCGCAAGACTTGGGAGAGCCTGCCGCTGCGCCCCCTGCCCGGCCGGTTGAACCTGGTTCTGACCCGCGACCAGTCCTATGAGGCCGAGGGTCAGTCGAAAGGCGCCCTGGTCTGCGCGACCCTGGACGAAGCCATCGAGATCGCGCGCGAAACCGCCCAGGACGACGGGGCGGACGAAATCTGCGTCATCGGCGGCACGGCCGTGTTCGAGGCCGCCCTGTCCCGCGCCCGCCGCCTCTACATCACCGAGGTCGACGCCGCGCCGGAGGGTGATGCGCGCTTTCCCGACTTCGACCCGGCGGACTGGACCGAGGTGTCGTGCGAACCGCATGAGGCCGGCGAGAAGGACGATCACGCCTTCACCTTTCGCGTGCTAGAACGCCGCTAA
- a CDS encoding AAA family ATPase, protein MTALERPYWIKALFERREGWDASAYPFNLPVVRTLDRLAFHPNVTFLVGENGSGKSTLIEALAVAWGFNAGGGGREHRFGTRDSHSPILLGYPNARIYQASNHGLERIEYEDTDHYQVTRNFLTRREMMLDVLLGEGD, encoded by the coding sequence ATGACCGCTTTGGAGCGTCCCTACTGGATCAAGGCCCTTTTCGAGCGTCGAGAAGGCTGGGACGCTTCCGCCTATCCGTTCAACCTGCCGGTCGTGCGCACGCTCGATCGCTTGGCCTTCCACCCGAACGTGACCTTTCTCGTCGGGGAGAACGGCTCAGGAAAGTCCACGTTGATCGAGGCCCTGGCGGTGGCATGGGGATTCAATGCCGGAGGCGGTGGACGCGAACACCGTTTCGGCACGCGCGACAGCCATTCTCCGATCCTTTTGGGCTATCCCAACGCCAGGATCTACCAAGCCTCGAACCACGGACTCGAACGGATCGAATACGAGGACACCGATCATTACCAGGTGACGCGCAACTTCCTGACGCGGCGCGAGATGATGCTGGACGTGCTTTTGGGCGAAGGCGACTAG
- a CDS encoding peptidylprolyl isomerase yields MGRHWILATTALILAGCASLPQQPTRPRVALETTAGRIVLALDPAAAPISTCNFIGYVVFGDYDNGAFFRTVLRETNTANPHPIDVIQAATPRGSDDDSRPPIRLERTRDTGLRHVAGTVSMARDGPDSATSSFFIVIRDTPSLDFGGARNPDGQGFAAFGQVIEGMDVARRIQGMPANAEEQLTPPVTIRSARLLDAVPSVCTR; encoded by the coding sequence ATGGGACGACATTGGATTCTAGCGACGACGGCGCTGATCCTGGCGGGGTGCGCGAGCCTGCCGCAACAGCCGACGCGACCGCGCGTGGCTCTGGAGACGACGGCAGGACGGATCGTGCTGGCGCTCGACCCCGCCGCAGCCCCGATCAGCACCTGCAACTTCATCGGCTACGTCGTCTTCGGCGACTATGACAACGGCGCCTTCTTCCGCACGGTTTTACGAGAGACCAACACAGCCAATCCCCATCCGATCGACGTCATCCAGGCGGCCACGCCGCGCGGCAGCGATGACGATTCCCGCCCGCCTATCCGGCTGGAGCGCACGCGCGACACGGGGCTGCGCCATGTTGCCGGAACCGTGTCCATGGCGCGTGACGGGCCGGACAGCGCCACCTCCAGCTTCTTCATCGTCATTCGGGACACGCCCAGCCTGGACTTTGGCGGCGCCCGCAATCCCGACGGCCAGGGGTTTGCGGCCTTCGGTCAGGTGATCGAGGGTATGGATGTGGCGCGCCGCATTCAGGGCATGCCCGCGAACGCCGAAGAGCAGTTGACGCCGCCGGTCACGATCCGTTCAGCCAGACTGCTGGACGCCGTGCCGTCCGTCTGCACCCGATGA
- a CDS encoding DUF2171 domain-containing protein, which translates to MVDASMIKEHLEVVGSDGGHVGRVDHVKDGQIELAKLDFAGGFKHHMIPVSWVDHVDDKHVHLNLTKDDAKARWTEKTH; encoded by the coding sequence ATGGTGGATGCTTCGATGATCAAGGAACATCTGGAAGTCGTCGGTTCGGACGGCGGTCATGTTGGCCGCGTCGATCACGTCAAGGACGGCCAGATCGAACTGGCCAAGCTCGATTTCGCCGGCGGCTTCAAACACCATATGATCCCTGTCAGCTGGGTCGACCATGTGGATGACAAGCACGTCCACTTGAACCTGACCAAGGATGACGCCAAGGCCCGCTGGACTGAAAAGACGCACTGA
- a CDS encoding RusA family crossover junction endodeoxyribonuclease — protein MTAGWIGTGKVRAREDGEAVEIVIDGLTTQAKYYKPLVYEFMRKEWRASRPSWGDHVVEIRMEHVGDPPWMDLDNLAKALLDAIKGYLFHDDSQVARLLVERHEGEKERITIRTYPRKT, from the coding sequence ATGACCGCCGGCTGGATCGGCACAGGCAAGGTCCGCGCGCGCGAGGACGGCGAGGCCGTCGAAATCGTCATCGACGGCCTGACGACCCAGGCCAAATATTACAAGCCGCTGGTCTATGAGTTCATGCGCAAGGAATGGCGCGCCAGCCGACCGTCATGGGGCGATCACGTCGTGGAGATTCGTATGGAGCATGTGGGCGATCCGCCTTGGATGGACCTGGACAATCTGGCCAAGGCCCTGCTGGACGCCATCAAGGGGTATCTGTTCCACGACGACAGTCAGGTCGCGCGGCTGCTGGTCGAGCGTCACGAAGGCGAGAAGGAACGGATCACCATCCGTACCTATCCGCGCAAGACCTGA
- a CDS encoding phosphoribosyl-ATP pyrophosphohydrolase, with amino-acid sequence MDLKRLQADVLRISDIYAAEHAIDRDRDWALLKLQEELGELTAEHLRLTRRARGAPDAQALGDEAADVLGMLLIYCARAEIDLEQAMQRKWLKWLEPKP; translated from the coding sequence ATGGACTTGAAGCGCCTGCAGGCCGATGTCCTGCGCATTTCGGACATCTACGCCGCCGAACACGCGATCGACCGGGACCGGGATTGGGCCCTGCTGAAGCTGCAGGAAGAACTGGGCGAACTGACGGCCGAGCACCTGCGCCTGACCCGCCGTGCGCGAGGCGCGCCGGACGCCCAGGCGCTGGGCGACGAGGCGGCGGACGTGCTGGGCATGCTGCTGATCTATTGCGCGCGGGCCGAGATCGATCTGGAACAGGCCATGCAGCGCAAATGGCTGAAGTGGCTGGAGCCGAAACCATGA
- the fumC gene encoding class II fumarate hydratase has protein sequence MTNVRTETDTFGPIEVAADRYWGAQAQRSLGNFKIGWEKQPLPVVRALGIVKRAAAETNRDLGKLDPKLAEAIIQAANEVIEGKLNDHFPLVVWQTGSGTQSNMNANEVISNRAIEILGGEMGSKTPVHPNDHVNMSQSSNDTYPTAMHVACAEQVAGDLIPALKHLHAALDAKARAWAHIIKIGRTHTQDATPLTLGQEFGGYAQQVANGIERIEQTLPKLMELAQGGTAVGTGLNAPIGFAEKVAAQIAEITGLPFTTAPNKFEALAGHDAMVFSHGAINTVAASLFKIANDIRFLGSGPRSGLGELALPENEPGSSIMPGKVNPTQCEALTQVCVQVFGNNAAITFAGSQGHFELNVYNPVMAYNFLQSVRLVADAAISFTDNCVVGIEAREDNIARGLNNSLMLVTALNGKLGYDLCAKIAKTAHKNGTTLRQEAVGGGYLTDAEFDEAVRPEKMISPG, from the coding sequence ATGACCAACGTCCGCACCGAAACCGACACCTTCGGCCCCATCGAGGTCGCCGCCGACCGTTACTGGGGCGCGCAGGCGCAGCGTTCGCTGGGCAACTTCAAGATCGGTTGGGAGAAGCAGCCCCTGCCGGTCGTGCGGGCGCTGGGCATCGTCAAACGCGCGGCCGCCGAGACCAACCGCGACCTGGGCAAGCTGGACCCCAAGCTGGCCGAGGCCATCATCCAGGCCGCCAACGAGGTCATCGAGGGCAAGCTGAACGACCACTTCCCCCTGGTCGTCTGGCAGACGGGTTCGGGCACCCAGTCGAACATGAACGCCAATGAGGTGATCTCAAACCGCGCCATCGAGATTCTGGGCGGCGAGATGGGCTCCAAGACGCCAGTCCACCCGAACGACCACGTCAACATGAGCCAGTCGTCCAACGACACCTATCCCACGGCCATGCACGTCGCCTGCGCCGAACAGGTGGCGGGCGACCTGATCCCGGCGCTCAAGCATCTGCACGCCGCCCTGGACGCCAAGGCCAGGGCCTGGGCCCACATCATCAAGATCGGCCGCACCCACACCCAGGACGCCACCCCCCTGACCCTGGGCCAGGAGTTCGGCGGCTATGCCCAGCAGGTCGCCAACGGCATCGAACGGATCGAACAGACCCTGCCCAAGCTGATGGAACTGGCGCAGGGCGGCACCGCCGTCGGCACCGGCCTGAATGCGCCCATCGGCTTCGCCGAGAAGGTGGCGGCCCAGATCGCCGAGATCACCGGCCTGCCCTTCACCACGGCGCCGAACAAGTTCGAGGCCCTGGCCGGCCACGACGCCATGGTCTTCAGCCACGGCGCCATCAACACCGTCGCCGCGTCCCTGTTCAAGATCGCCAACGACATCCGCTTCCTGGGCTCCGGCCCGCGTTCGGGCCTGGGCGAACTGGCCCTGCCGGAGAACGAACCGGGGTCGTCCATCATGCCGGGCAAGGTCAATCCGACCCAGTGCGAAGCCCTGACCCAGGTCTGCGTCCAGGTGTTCGGCAACAACGCCGCCATCACCTTCGCCGGCTCGCAAGGCCACTTCGAGCTGAACGTCTACAACCCCGTCATGGCCTACAACTTCCTGCAGTCGGTGCGCCTGGTCGCCGACGCGGCCATCAGCTTCACCGACAACTGCGTCGTCGGCATCGAGGCGCGCGAGGACAATATCGCGCGCGGCCTGAACAACTCCCTGATGCTGGTCACGGCCCTGAACGGCAAGCTGGGCTATGACCTGTGCGCCAAGATCGCCAAGACCGCCCACAAGAACGGCACCACCCTGCGCCAAGAGGCGGTCGGCGGCGGCTATCTGACCGACGCCGAGTTCGACGAGGCGGTGCGCCCCGAAAAGATGATCTCGCCGGGCTGA
- a CDS encoding Mrp/NBP35 family ATP-binding protein — MVDRAVVLAALDRVIDPISGQGLVAAGLVQGLVVAEDRAGFALEVARDRVAAYAPVRDAAEAALKALPGMTRVSVVLTAEAGPAPRSASLSQAAVDQGRPKAPVPTDRPANVRRVLAVASGKGGVGKSTVAVNLAAALSARGLSVGILDADVYGPSLPTMLGIGGQPAYENGAIIPHEAHGLKAMSVGLLTKMDDAMIWRGPMASQAITQMLTQTRWGTAEAPLDVLVVDLPPGTGDVQLTLIQKTPLDGAVIVSTPQEVALADARRAHTLFQRVNVPTLGLIENMSGPVFGQGGAEVEAQRLSIPFLGDLPLDAAIREGGDAGRPPVAVDPSGAVADRFAAIAARVVEGLKL; from the coding sequence TTGGTCGATCGCGCCGTCGTTCTCGCCGCCTTGGACAGGGTCATCGATCCGATTTCGGGCCAGGGCCTGGTCGCGGCTGGCCTGGTTCAGGGGTTGGTCGTGGCCGAGGATCGGGCGGGCTTTGCCTTGGAGGTCGCCCGCGACCGCGTGGCGGCCTACGCCCCCGTTCGGGATGCGGCGGAGGCGGCGCTGAAGGCCCTGCCCGGCATGACGCGCGTTTCCGTGGTCCTGACGGCCGAGGCGGGACCCGCGCCCCGCTCCGCCAGCCTGTCCCAGGCCGCCGTCGATCAGGGGCGGCCCAAGGCGCCGGTTCCCACCGATCGTCCCGCAAATGTGCGCCGGGTACTCGCGGTCGCCAGCGGCAAGGGCGGGGTCGGCAAGTCGACGGTCGCCGTCAATCTGGCCGCCGCGCTCTCGGCGCGCGGCCTGTCGGTCGGCATCCTCGACGCCGATGTCTATGGGCCGTCGCTGCCGACCATGCTGGGGATCGGCGGCCAGCCTGCCTATGAGAACGGCGCCATCATCCCGCATGAGGCCCACGGGCTGAAGGCCATGTCGGTCGGCCTGCTGACCAAGATGGACGACGCCATGATCTGGCGCGGCCCCATGGCCTCCCAGGCCATCACCCAGATGCTGACCCAGACGCGCTGGGGCACGGCCGAGGCTCCGCTGGACGTTCTGGTGGTGGACCTGCCGCCGGGCACCGGCGACGTGCAACTGACCCTGATCCAGAAGACGCCGCTGGACGGGGCGGTGATCGTCTCGACGCCGCAGGAAGTGGCGCTGGCCGACGCGCGGCGCGCCCATACCCTGTTTCAGCGCGTCAATGTGCCGACGCTGGGGCTGATCGAAAACATGAGCGGCCCTGTCTTCGGTCAGGGCGGCGCCGAGGTCGAGGCGCAGCGGCTGTCGATCCCCTTTCTGGGCGACCTCCCGCTGGATGCGGCCATCCGGGAAGGCGGCGATGCGGGGCGTCCGCCGGTCGCGGTCGATCCGTCCGGCGCCGTCGCCGACCGTTTCGCCGCCATCGCCGCCCGGGTCGTGGAGGGACTGAAGCTTTAG
- a CDS encoding patatin-like phospholipase family protein, producing MFLALVLTACGTLERPSGPLRIVEGELIRTADPRIRANDSARLQAFTQEIGGRLRADHPTSILALSGGGANGAYGAGLLVGWSERGDRPSFDVVTGVSTGALAAPFAFLGSDWDDELRQAYTGDAVSNILSWRSFAAFLNPSLFSSRVLRDLVDQYVTPELLQAVAREHAKGRRLLVATTNLDDEETVIWDMGLLASQGDESARELFKQVLVASASIPGVFPPVLIAGLQPDDRVALNMHVDGGVNTPFLAIPEDLMLWTRPQDQGRVGALYVIVNGQVGRNEGVTPGRLSGILARTYDSMSKAQLRIHLAVTAAFARRNGLDMALSAIPDNVEASSLKFDQETMNAMFDLGRQRGRGPDAWIRLDQKSPDAPFVPATTISESQIPSVLAAPRPDDAAKPEPRQPRP from the coding sequence GTGTTCCTTGCGCTGGTCCTCACCGCGTGTGGAACGCTGGAGCGACCGTCCGGACCTCTGCGGATCGTCGAAGGCGAACTGATCCGCACTGCCGACCCGCGCATCCGCGCCAACGACAGCGCACGGCTCCAGGCCTTCACACAGGAGATCGGCGGCCGGCTGCGGGCGGATCATCCGACATCGATCCTGGCCCTGTCCGGCGGAGGCGCGAACGGCGCCTATGGCGCGGGCCTGCTGGTCGGCTGGAGCGAACGGGGCGACCGACCCTCGTTCGACGTCGTCACGGGCGTCAGCACCGGCGCGCTGGCCGCGCCGTTCGCCTTCCTGGGTTCGGACTGGGACGACGAATTACGGCAGGCTTATACGGGAGATGCGGTCAGCAATATCCTGAGCTGGCGCAGCTTCGCCGCCTTCCTGAACCCCAGCCTCTTCTCCTCTCGGGTGTTGCGCGACCTGGTCGATCAGTACGTCACGCCCGAACTGTTGCAGGCGGTGGCGCGCGAACACGCCAAGGGGCGGCGCCTGCTGGTCGCCACGACCAATCTGGACGACGAGGAGACGGTCATCTGGGACATGGGGCTGCTGGCCAGCCAGGGCGACGAAAGCGCGCGCGAGCTGTTCAAACAGGTGCTTGTCGCCTCGGCCAGCATTCCCGGGGTCTTCCCGCCTGTGCTGATCGCCGGATTGCAGCCTGACGACCGTGTGGCGCTGAACATGCACGTCGACGGCGGGGTGAACACGCCCTTCCTGGCCATTCCCGAAGATCTGATGCTGTGGACCCGACCGCAGGACCAGGGCCGCGTCGGCGCTCTCTATGTCATCGTCAACGGTCAGGTGGGGAGAAACGAAGGCGTCACGCCAGGACGCCTGTCCGGCATCCTGGCCCGCACCTATGACAGTATGAGCAAGGCGCAGTTGCGCATCCATCTGGCGGTGACGGCGGCCTTCGCACGGCGCAACGGCTTGGACATGGCGCTGTCCGCCATTCCCGACAATGTCGAGGCGTCCAGCCTGAAGTTCGACCAGGAGACGATGAACGCCATGTTCGACCTGGGCCGCCAGCGCGGGCGCGGCCCCGACGCCTGGATACGGCTGGACCAGAAGTCGCCGGACGCCCCCTTCGTCCCGGCGACAACGATCTCTGAATCGCAAATCCCGTCCGTCCTGGCTGCGCCCAGGCCTGACGATGCGGCCAAGCCCGAACCGAGGCAGCCCCGACCATGA
- a CDS encoding thymidylate synthase — protein MILADVQSRAGAAPVDHPEWQYLNLLRDILDNGARRDDRTGTGTLGVFGRQMRFDLSKGFPVLTTKKLHLRSIIVELLWFLRGDTNIGWLKDNGVRIWDEWADAEGELGPVYGKQWRSWTAPDGRVIDQIQKLVHDLRTNPNSRRHIVTAWNPADVDDMALPPCHCLFQFFVADGKLSCQLYQRSADVFLGVPFNIASYALLTMMLAQVVGLEPGEFVHSFGDAHLYLNHLEQAELQLSREPLPLPTMRIAPKTDLFGFELSDFTLEGYEAWPHIKASVAV, from the coding sequence ATGATCCTTGCCGATGTTCAGTCGCGCGCCGGCGCCGCGCCCGTCGATCATCCGGAGTGGCAGTATCTGAACCTGCTGCGCGACATTCTGGACAATGGCGCACGGCGCGACGACCGGACCGGCACGGGCACCCTGGGCGTCTTCGGCCGGCAGATGCGGTTCGATCTGTCCAAGGGCTTCCCCGTCCTGACGACCAAGAAGCTGCACCTGCGTTCCATCATCGTCGAACTGCTGTGGTTCCTGCGCGGAGACACCAATATCGGCTGGCTGAAAGACAACGGCGTTCGCATCTGGGACGAATGGGCCGACGCCGAGGGCGAACTGGGTCCGGTCTATGGCAAGCAGTGGCGGTCGTGGACCGCGCCGGACGGCCGCGTCATCGACCAGATCCAAAAGCTGGTCCACGACCTGAGGACCAATCCCAACAGCCGCCGCCACATCGTCACCGCCTGGAACCCGGCCGATGTCGACGACATGGCCCTGCCGCCCTGCCATTGCCTGTTCCAGTTCTTCGTCGCCGACGGAAAGCTGAGCTGCCAGCTGTATCAGCGCAGCGCCGACGTCTTCCTGGGCGTGCCCTTCAACATCGCTTCCTACGCCCTCTTGACGATGATGCTGGCCCAGGTGGTGGGGCTGGAGCCGGGCGAGTTCGTGCACAGCTTCGGCGACGCCCATCTGTATCTGAACCATCTGGAACAGGCCGAGTTGCAGCTAAGCCGCGAGCCCCTGCCCCTGCCGACCATGCGGATCGCGCCCAAGACCGACCTGTTCGGCTTCGAACTGTCGGACTTTACGCTGGAAGGCTACGAAGCCTGGCCGCACATCAAGGCGTCCGTGGCGGTCTGA